In the Ruminococcus sp. OA3 genome, one interval contains:
- a CDS encoding nitroreductase family protein, with translation MITIDQRKCIGCGQCIQVCPFTVLKRSDGGKAVHTGKSCIACMHCAAVCPKEAITYDGESAVSEKVRPLPEQCSAAIEQLVYQRRSYRRFQKKKVPGELIKKALDAAMIAPSAKNQHPDRWILIETEAVKTKLMEMILQYCKGNQVSMEILSEYENHNNPVMGENAVLLIGVCKDDALNPWQDTAIALATAELILQAEGVGTCWGGYLTRFVNAIPTCRKLLGISDGSSAYGSLMIGYPEGQEYRRIPVRLVKAEVTKI, from the coding sequence ATGATAACAATTGATCAAAGAAAATGCATCGGCTGCGGACAGTGCATACAGGTCTGTCCTTTTACTGTCCTGAAACGCAGTGATGGCGGGAAGGCCGTACATACCGGAAAATCCTGTATCGCATGTATGCACTGTGCGGCAGTCTGCCCGAAAGAGGCAATCACTTATGATGGAGAATCAGCAGTCTCTGAGAAAGTACGTCCATTGCCGGAACAGTGCAGTGCAGCGATAGAACAACTGGTCTATCAGAGACGTTCCTACAGAAGATTCCAGAAAAAAAAGGTACCGGGAGAACTGATAAAAAAAGCGCTGGACGCCGCAATGATCGCGCCGAGTGCCAAGAATCAACATCCTGACAGATGGATCCTTATAGAGACGGAAGCTGTGAAGACAAAGCTGATGGAAATGATTCTGCAGTACTGCAAAGGGAATCAGGTTTCCATGGAAATCCTTTCAGAATACGAAAATCATAACAATCCGGTCATGGGAGAAAATGCAGTGCTGCTGATCGGAGTCTGCAAAGACGATGCGCTTAACCCATGGCAGGATACCGCCATCGCGCTTGCGACGGCGGAACTGATCCTGCAGGCGGAAGGAGTTGGCACTTGCTGGGGCGGCTATCTGACACGGTTTGTGAATGCGATACCAACATGCAGGAAACTGCTGGGAATTTCCGACGGCAGCAGCGCATACGGTTCACTGATGATTGGCTATCCTGAAGGGCAGGAGTATCGGAGGATTCCGGTCAGACTGGTAAAGGCCGAAGTGACAAAGATATAA
- a CDS encoding class I SAM-dependent methyltransferase — protein MFKELEEAWSQDSGGYDEMIKEQLADKKEVAYWMEELRQVLGNEPRDILDVGCGPGFLTIVMSRLGHRVKAIDGSRGMVRCAAGNFAAEGLDADVQVEDAVKLPEERKASYDVIISRDVVWTLYDPQKAFERWREVLRPEGRIIIYDGNYRRGQNSLKITAWKVLSQCLITVTERKIPRKAAHGEEEGVFTRLPMVMSERPDADLELLRGAGYKKIRITNDRYRNSPSRMEFWKYGYQGKKFRVIAWK, from the coding sequence ATGTTTAAAGAATTAGAGGAAGCATGGTCGCAGGACTCCGGCGGCTATGATGAGATGATCAAAGAACAGCTTGCAGACAAAAAGGAAGTAGCCTACTGGATGGAAGAGCTGAGACAAGTACTGGGAAATGAACCCAGGGATATTCTGGATGTAGGATGCGGACCCGGATTTCTGACAATTGTTATGTCACGTCTTGGTCATCGTGTAAAAGCGATCGATGGTTCTAGGGGTATGGTGCGCTGCGCAGCGGGCAATTTTGCTGCAGAAGGGCTGGATGCGGATGTTCAGGTGGAAGATGCAGTCAAATTGCCGGAGGAGAGAAAGGCAAGTTATGATGTCATTATATCCAGAGACGTTGTCTGGACATTATATGATCCCCAGAAAGCTTTTGAGAGATGGCGAGAGGTTTTAAGGCCGGAAGGCAGGATCATTATTTATGATGGAAATTACCGCCGCGGTCAAAATTCTCTTAAGATCACAGCCTGGAAAGTTCTGTCACAATGTCTGATAACTGTGACGGAGAGAAAGATTCCACGGAAAGCAGCACACGGAGAAGAGGAGGGCGTTTTTACCAGATTGCCGATGGTGATGTCGGAACGTCCGGATGCGGATCTGGAATTGCTTCGCGGGGCAGGTTATAAAAAGATCAGGATTACCAATGATCGATATCGAAACAGCCCTTCCCGAATGGAATTTTGGAAATACGGGTATCAGGGAAAAAAATTCAGGGTAATCGCCTGGAAATAG